The following proteins come from a genomic window of Halorussus halophilus:
- a CDS encoding DUF1918 domain-containing protein, which translates to MSFEEDDTVILHDEHSDYDGQEGTITQVMDTMFGDSTYTISFEDGQQTGVPEDSLEAVEDEE; encoded by the coding sequence ATGAGTTTCGAGGAAGACGACACCGTCATTCTGCACGACGAGCACAGCGACTACGACGGCCAAGAGGGGACGATTACGCAGGTCATGGACACGATGTTCGGCGACAGCACGTACACCATCAGCTTCGAGGACGGCCAGCAGACCGGCGTCCCCGAGGACTCGCTGGAAGCCGTCGAAGACGAAGAGTAA
- a CDS encoding HalOD1 output domain-containing protein: MMEDTIALSDLDIELEQDASAGVYHAQYDWTSPEPLSTVVVRLVAAITDTDPLELEPLRDRVDPDALDELFAPTVDGRPRAVGQVTFPLAGHQVVVSGEGEIEIRRKE; the protein is encoded by the coding sequence ATGATGGAAGATACAATCGCACTCTCCGATCTCGACATCGAGCTCGAACAGGACGCGTCGGCAGGCGTCTACCACGCACAGTACGACTGGACGAGTCCAGAGCCGCTCAGCACCGTCGTGGTCCGACTCGTCGCCGCGATCACCGACACGGACCCGCTGGAACTGGAACCGCTCCGCGACCGCGTGGACCCCGACGCGCTGGACGAACTGTTCGCACCGACAGTTGACGGTCGGCCTCGCGCTGTCGGACAGGTTACGTTCCCCCTCGCAGGCCACCAGGTCGTCGTCTCCGGCGAGGGCGAGATCGAAATTCGTCGGAAAGAGTAG
- the pyrI gene encoding aspartate carbamoyltransferase regulatory subunit — protein sequence MSDHELRVSKIRNGTVIDHIRGGQALNVLAILGIDGSEGEAVSVGMNVPSDRMSHKDIVKVEGRELSQDEVDVLSLIAPEATINIIREYEVAEKQHLERPERVVGVLSCPNHNCITNAGEPVETKFDVLDDGVRCEYCETIVRDDLAAHISVK from the coding sequence ATGAGCGACCACGAACTGCGCGTCAGCAAGATTCGCAACGGCACCGTCATCGACCACATTCGCGGCGGCCAGGCCTTGAACGTCCTCGCTATCCTCGGCATCGACGGTTCCGAAGGCGAGGCGGTCAGCGTCGGCATGAACGTCCCAAGCGACCGGATGAGCCACAAGGACATCGTGAAGGTAGAGGGGAGAGAGCTGAGTCAAGACGAGGTGGACGTGTTGTCGCTCATCGCGCCCGAGGCGACCATCAACATCATCCGGGAGTACGAAGTCGCGGAGAAACAGCATCTCGAACGACCCGAGCGCGTCGTCGGCGTCCTCTCGTGTCCGAACCACAACTGCATCACGAACGCTGGCGAACCTGTCGAGACGAAGTTCGACGTACTCGACGACGGCGTGCGCTGTGAGTACTGCGAGACCATCGTCCGGGACGACCTCGCGGCCCACATCAGCGTGAAGTAG
- the pyrB gene encoding aspartate carbamoyltransferase translates to MREDHLITAKQLSRADIEAVLDRAAEIDADVSAFGDRHEDAVLGLMFFEPSTRTKMSFETAIKRLGGETVDMGPVDSSSVKKGESLADTMRVVEGYADALVLRHPSQGAAKMVSEFVDVPLLNAGDGAGHHPTQTLLDLYTIRENAGLDDLNVGIMGDLKYGRTVHSLAHALTNFDAQQHFISPESLQLPRSVRYDLHESGAMVREHTELDEILPSLDVLYVTRIQRERFPDENEYQEIAGEYGIDLETLDAAKDDLTVMHPLPRVDEIAPEVDGTEYANYFEQAHNGVPVRMALLDQMLEEDQ, encoded by the coding sequence ATGCGCGAGGACCACCTCATCACCGCGAAACAGCTCTCACGGGCGGACATCGAGGCCGTACTGGACCGCGCGGCCGAGATAGACGCCGACGTGAGCGCGTTCGGGGACCGACACGAGGACGCCGTCCTCGGACTCATGTTCTTCGAGCCGAGCACGCGCACGAAGATGAGTTTCGAGACGGCCATCAAGCGACTCGGCGGCGAGACCGTGGACATGGGACCGGTCGATTCCTCCTCTGTGAAGAAAGGCGAGAGTCTGGCCGACACGATGCGCGTCGTGGAGGGCTACGCCGACGCGCTCGTGCTTCGCCACCCGAGTCAGGGCGCGGCGAAGATGGTCAGCGAGTTCGTGGACGTGCCACTGCTGAACGCGGGCGACGGCGCGGGCCATCACCCGACACAGACCTTGCTCGACCTCTACACGATTCGGGAGAACGCCGGACTGGACGACCTGAACGTCGGCATCATGGGCGACCTGAAATACGGTCGCACCGTCCATTCGCTGGCCCACGCGCTGACGAACTTCGACGCCCAGCAGCACTTCATCAGCCCCGAGAGCCTGCAACTGCCACGGAGCGTTCGCTACGACCTCCACGAGTCCGGTGCGATGGTTCGGGAGCACACGGAACTAGACGAAATCCTGCCGTCGCTCGACGTGCTATACGTCACGCGCATCCAGCGCGAGCGGTTCCCCGACGAGAACGAGTATCAGGAGATAGCGGGCGAGTACGGCATCGACCTCGAAACGCTCGACGCCGCGAAAGACGACCTGACGGTGATGCACCCGCTGCCCAGAGTAGACGAAATCGCGCCCGAAGTCGATGGCACCGAGTACGCGAACTACTTCGAGCAGGCGCACAACGGCGTCCCAGTGCGGATGGCACTGCTCGACCAGATGTTGGAGGAAGACCAATGA
- a CDS encoding anaerobic glycerol-3-phosphate dehydrogenase subunit C: MSEIEDSNDENTVREEEAVENDEFEPVQVFPESEEMDLRPGSDDCYKCSTCDTNCPVAQVDDEFPGPKFQGPEQWRLKRKEDHDIDDSVMSCSNCMRCDDACPSDVPLSQMHNTARGEYVESQMEKLSQEYIRNRILANYRTMAELGSKVPRLTNFVMGLGVTKLFNEKVLGITSEREFPDFAEETFREWWSDRGGPKVRSEDKRVAYFHGCYSNYNTPKVGKAMVRVFESFGYEVVVPKQRCSGTPMFANGMLEDAKRAAGINVENFSGLIEEGYDVIASCTSCSMSLRQEYPELFSFDGTASVAAHTYEALEYLRLHEDLEAALEAGEVEAGNFAYHAPCHARNQGLAGQPVELFESLDGATAEDVGPSCSGISGTYGWKEEKYDASMQIGAEMFDHMEEAEGEVGMTECPTCAMQMEHGTGYEIRHPLEVLEAALVE; the protein is encoded by the coding sequence ATGAGTGAAATAGAGGATTCGAACGACGAGAATACTGTTCGAGAGGAAGAAGCCGTCGAGAACGACGAGTTCGAACCGGTACAGGTGTTCCCCGAGAGCGAGGAGATGGACCTCCGACCGGGGTCAGACGACTGCTACAAGTGTTCTACCTGCGACACGAACTGCCCGGTCGCGCAGGTAGACGACGAGTTCCCCGGACCGAAATTTCAGGGGCCGGAACAGTGGCGACTCAAGCGAAAAGAGGACCACGACATCGACGACTCGGTCATGTCCTGTTCGAACTGCATGCGCTGTGACGACGCTTGCCCCTCGGACGTGCCGCTCTCGCAGATGCACAACACCGCCCGCGGGGAGTACGTCGAGTCACAGATGGAGAAACTGTCTCAAGAGTACATTCGCAACCGGATTTTGGCGAACTACCGCACGATGGCCGAACTGGGGAGCAAAGTCCCGCGACTGACGAACTTCGTGATGGGGTTGGGAGTCACGAAACTGTTCAACGAGAAAGTCTTGGGAATCACCTCCGAGCGGGAGTTCCCCGACTTCGCGGAGGAGACGTTTCGGGAATGGTGGTCGGATCGTGGAGGGCCAAAAGTGCGGTCAGAAGACAAGCGCGTCGCCTACTTCCACGGGTGCTACTCGAATTACAACACTCCCAAGGTCGGCAAGGCGATGGTCCGGGTCTTCGAGTCGTTCGGCTACGAAGTCGTGGTGCCGAAACAGCGGTGTTCGGGTACGCCGATGTTCGCCAACGGAATGTTGGAGGACGCCAAGCGCGCGGCGGGCATCAACGTCGAGAACTTCTCGGGACTCATCGAAGAGGGCTACGACGTGATTGCTTCCTGTACCTCCTGCTCGATGAGTCTCCGGCAGGAGTACCCCGAACTGTTCAGTTTCGACGGGACTGCCAGCGTGGCGGCCCACACCTACGAGGCACTGGAGTATCTGCGACTGCACGAAGACTTGGAGGCCGCGCTGGAAGCGGGCGAGGTTGAGGCAGGGAACTTCGCGTACCACGCGCCCTGCCACGCTCGGAATCAAGGGCTGGCGGGTCAGCCTGTAGAGTTGTTCGAGTCGCTTGACGGGGCAACTGCGGAGGACGTCGGCCCCTCGTGTTCGGGGATTTCCGGCACCTACGGCTGGAAAGAGGAGAAGTACGACGCCTCCATGCAAATCGGCGCGGAGATGTTCGACCACATGGAAGAAGCTGAGGGAGAGGTCGGGATGACGGAGTGTCCGACCTGCGCCATGCAGATGGAACACGGCACCGGCTACGAAATCCGGCATCCCCTAGAGGTGCTTGAAGCGGCTTTGGTCGAGTAG
- the glpB gene encoding glycerol-3-phosphate dehydrogenase subunit GlpB, with translation MAIEDDVTVVGGGLAGLTTALSAARAGAQVRLLSHKDSTLRSASGLVDVLGYRPESAAEATAPIVDPFEAISDLPESHPYSKVGESGVRDALALFDEVVGDAYQGSHTDRNALLATHGGEVKPTARYPASAAAGLTSDTREALLVGFETVVDFDAPLVASHLESSGVPFDVRGATVRFPGDFRADAKLTRLADALDSDERVEVREETGSAGYAESLPARQALAEVVKPHLDGAERVGFPALLGQHDPAEVRASLESELGAAVFEVPMGPPSLPGMRLEGKLLGACREAGVRMTTGNPVVGYETAGGTDDDGDRIAAVRVERNGAAIPFHAEQFVLATGGLVGKGIDSNRSGVREPIFDCYVPHPDDRYDWFAAEAFGEHPFARFGVETDDDMRVLDAGGESDFSNLRAAGAVLGGFDFAATKSGAGVSLATGRAAGLAAAREVSE, from the coding sequence GTGGCGATTGAAGACGACGTGACGGTCGTCGGCGGTGGCCTCGCGGGATTGACCACGGCACTTTCGGCGGCCCGTGCTGGCGCGCAGGTCCGCCTGCTCTCGCACAAGGACTCGACGCTCCGAAGCGCGAGCGGACTGGTGGACGTGCTGGGGTATCGCCCCGAATCGGCCGCAGAAGCGACTGCCCCGATAGTGGACCCCTTCGAGGCGATTTCGGACCTTCCGGAGTCACATCCCTACAGCAAGGTCGGCGAATCGGGCGTCCGAGACGCACTCGCGTTGTTCGACGAGGTAGTCGGCGACGCCTATCAGGGAAGTCACACCGACCGAAACGCCTTGCTGGCGACCCACGGCGGGGAGGTGAAGCCAACCGCGCGCTACCCCGCCAGCGCGGCGGCCGGACTGACGAGCGATACCCGCGAAGCCCTACTAGTCGGTTTCGAGACGGTCGTAGACTTCGACGCGCCGCTGGTGGCTTCGCATCTCGAATCGTCCGGAGTCCCGTTCGACGTGCGCGGAGCGACTGTTCGGTTCCCCGGCGACTTCCGAGCAGACGCGAAGCTGACCAGACTCGCGGACGCGCTCGATTCGGACGAGCGCGTCGAGGTGCGCGAAGAGACCGGGAGCGCGGGATACGCCGAGTCGCTTCCCGCACGCCAAGCACTTGCGGAGGTCGTAAAGCCCCACCTCGACGGTGCCGAGCGCGTCGGCTTCCCCGCCCTTCTGGGCCAACACGACCCGGCGGAAGTCCGAGCGTCGCTCGAATCGGAACTCGGCGCGGCCGTCTTCGAGGTGCCGATGGGACCGCCGAGTCTGCCGGGGATGCGCTTGGAGGGCAAGCTACTGGGGGCCTGTCGGGAGGCTGGCGTTCGGATGACCACTGGCAATCCGGTCGTCGGCTACGAGACTGCAGGTGGCACGGACGACGACGGTGACCGAATCGCGGCCGTACGAGTCGAGCGAAACGGCGCGGCGATTCCGTTCCACGCCGAGCAGTTCGTGTTGGCGACGGGTGGTCTCGTCGGGAAGGGCATCGACTCGAATCGTTCGGGAGTTCGGGAGCCGATTTTCGACTGCTACGTCCCTCATCCAGACGACCGCTACGACTGGTTCGCCGCCGAGGCTTTCGGAGAACATCCATTCGCCCGTTTCGGGGTGGAGACCGACGACGACATGCGAGTGCTGGACGCTGGTGGAGAGAGCGACTTTTCGAACCTACGCGCCGCCGGGGCGGTCCTCGGGGGCTTCGACTTCGCCGCGACGAAATCCGGGGCTGGCGTCTCGCTGGCGACGGGACGCGCCGCCGGACTGGCCGCGGCACGGGAGGTATCCGAATGA